A window of Rosa rugosa chromosome 7, drRosRugo1.1, whole genome shotgun sequence genomic DNA:
tgttcgtGGGGCCTGCTGTGCCCTTTCTTCGCGGTGGGACTGAGTGGTCACGTAACCGCCGGACCTGGACGAGGAGTCTTTGCTTCTCTTGCTCGAGTTATGGGGTGATCGTCCCTGATCATGCACCCACTCCCGCTTTCTTGGCTCTTCCCTGGCCACCGGGGCCAGGTTAGAGGTTCTTCGCTCTGGTCTGATATTATCCACGTatgtttcgaattcggcctgaGCGTGTCTAATGGctgtggccatcagctcgtcgtagctAGCCGGGGGATGATGATTTATCCCGTAGAGGAACTCCCCGACCCTTAAGCccctcctgaaagccagctcaGCGAGTTCCTtgttaaggtcccggcacttagCGGTAGCCGCTTGCCACCGGTTAACGAAGGATTTCAACGTTTCATTCTCCCCCTGCTGAACCTTCAGTAGCCCCTTCGGGGTGTGTATCCTGTCGGTACGGAGGATGAACCGAGCGAGGAATTTGTCTGCGAGCtccttgaaattccctatcGAACCGGctggcagttcgtagaaccaactcaaagcttcccctgataATGTCTCCTGGAACATGTTACAACACACCTCGTCCGTGTATCCCTTGGCGCTCGTTAGTGAGCGGAAAGCCTGTAGGTGCTGGTACGGGTCCCCAGTTCCCGTATAGTCAATCTTCAATGGTTTTGATATGTTCGATCGAATGACACCTCTAACCTGctgggtgaaaggacccggaCGGTCTTCATAAGTGGTTAAGGGCCTCCATGTGTCCATGTTCTCTGCTGCCTCTACCCTTGCCTGAATGGCATGCAAGGAGTTGCTCATTTGTAAGAGCAATGCCGTGTTTGGATCAGTTACCGGTAGATCATTTTTGGTAGGCTGGGGCAAAGGCGGTGGTGGCATATACCTCAGGCTCTCGAGGTTCAGCTCCACCGGTATCTGTATGATCCGGTTATTGCCTCATGTGGACGGGGTTGCCGCCACGCCGGCTCCCGTAGCGGGGGCAACATTTAACTCTGTCGTTACTTGGGATGCTCTTGCTAGGGCATGGGTGAGCGCCTCGTTATGCTGGTGCCCGGGCTAGCGcagtgttttcatcttccagctcCTGCAGTCTCTGTTGTGAAAGGAGGTTTGTCTCCCTATCGATCCTTTGCTGTTCCCGgtcgatcctggattgttcccgGAAGGCTGCGATCTCTGCTCGCATGGACTCTAACTCTGAAACTGGGGCCACTTGGTCTTGGATGACCGGTGGGCTATTTGCGCCCTGTGGGTCCGAGAATCTGAGACCATGTGCCTCTCTCCTGACACTTGGCGTTCCTGCCGATGAAGTGCCCGGGGAGAATAACAGTGCCCAGGCTACATTTCTACCCTCACCTGCCGCTTCTTCAGGCTCGGTCATGATTCAAatcccctatctggcgcgccaatgtttcttgtggctttctccgggtacctcacacagaatgctataccacctggggtaccgatccaactcccaaatcctgtaccaagaacacagcgttagaggggtcaaccgtaccggacggtttacgcctctccgatgcctgagtaagatataaatatataaatgaATTGTATATatagtggacaaaggagttattactcgtaaaaggtagttgtgctgatgcctttatactcgagcatgggaaaAGAGTTCCccctatcttcgatgtgggacgcagGTTGCTCTTCTGATGTCCTATCAACCCTCTGTTGTGTAATTAGATGGGCTGTGATGGCCATGCCCCGGggcctgggtgcccggggtgacaTCCTTCATgggccccgccatggtgggttgtgaaccCAGCCCATGGCATGGTACCTGGGTATCCCTAGGGGCCCCAGCCGATAGTGTCAAACCCAGTGAAGATCTCTCTAGTATGTACAAAAGGAATGAAAGCAGTTTCCATAAACTTACTACCTAAGAGCATTCAAAAATAGATGATATGTAGTTTCACTATTAGCCTTGCCGAAGGGGATAGATCAATTACATTACTGAACCGAGCAAGTCTATAAGACGTAGAAAGCTATATATCCTTGCAACAATAATCAAGCAAAAATTTTAATCTTAGGAGGTAATATAAGCGTCTAGATTTTCACAAGAGCCTTTGAATTAGGAGAAATTTGAAGATCAGTAGCAGATTTACAGTAGAACAACCATTAGGTGAAGGTCCCCAtacctttatttttattttttttaaaagctaATGTAGTGGAAACTTGTTGAATTGGTTAAAAGGTTACCAACctagggtaaagctatggtatgttaacatttctcatacatcaactatttttaccactttaaggactcatgttactactttaaggactcatgttaccactttgaggactaatattactattttgaggactcatatggtaaactaagaaaatttaccactttaaggactcatgttaccattttgaggactaatattactattttgaggactcatgtggtaactaagaaaatttaccactttaaggactcatgttaccactttgaggactaatattactattttgaggactcaaattaccacttttaaggcaattgtatgcatgtcatacgttaacattttgtagaattttccaccAACCTAAATGTTGATATGTGTTATTTTAAAAACTAATATTTGTCATATTAACACACATTCTTTCTTGATATATAACATTGTTCAGAAACATGTAATAAAttttgtcaaaataataaattacacttagtagaactaaaattacgacTCATGATCACACTCTTGTGCTTGTGGTAATTGAGTGGTTAAACATGTAAATATCATAGTTGCATAACTTTTATAAAATGgagaaccttgattatcaaaTAGAGAACCTCTTACAATACAAGtacttacatatcttttggtctaatattacctttaccatgttcacaacacaaatgttgtcaCAGTTATAAAATGGTTGATAATTTTATAAATGATGTTGTATATCAATCGTTGTCACATCTTGAAATTGGTTTAGAAACTTGTAAATGTGGtcgtaggtggagtaattaccacAAATAGAACTTTAACTACAATTTTTTACATTAATTTTCATCATTTATAGTAAAGTGTATCTTCATAGATTAATTTTCTTATCAATGAAAGGCATTACACGACAAAATACCCCAATTACACAATCAAGAACTGTAACGCTCCAATTACTGGAAAGTGATTGTACTCCAAATGAGAACAAGACAATAAGAAGATTACCACCCTTGAAACTACTATCCTTAGATGCCATTCCCTGAAATTCCTTATTCCAAATGACCCCAACGTTGGTAAGCACAAACGCAAATAGGAAAACCCCGAGTTGTTGCTCCAGCACAACGTGGAAGGACCTTCTACTAGAGCAGCTTCACAAAAACTAGCTCTGAGAGAGCAAAAATGAGCCCATGGAGAGCAGACCCCACAGGAAACCTTGAATGTATTGCTTCTCAGTGACATTGTCTTATCTGTCTGAATCAGAATCCAATGCAATGATGACCATAGCAGCAATAATGATCACAATAACATTTACTATTAAATCATTGAGTTAGTTCttcaccaatatatatatatccaagcAATGCAGAAAATACACGGGATGATGATGTAATTAGaaagggagaatatcacaaatgatcactcaactattaccTATTCgatactttggtcactcaccttttaaatatatcactttggtcactcaactttaactctgttattcactttagttaatttattaattttttttattaaaaaaaaaattatttgccacaatattaatgatattttcgtccaaccaattgtgaaaaattgagaagtctgtattagaatgattgagagaagtgattaaagtgagataaaatggccattgggtgactaaagtgattgatagagttaaagttgagtgaccaaagtgatatatttaaaatgtgagtgaccaaagtgtcgaataggtATCAAAACACTTTCTGATGATTTGAAGTTCGAACAATGCAAAGTCATGGTATCAAAAAAGCtacacttttctctttcttctgtgAAGAGGAACAATACATAATGTGATTGTATATGCAGTAAATCAGTAAGATTGAACACACAGTGATAGTTCGTGCTTATATGATACTTCGGGAATTATGGTGGAGCAAAATATAGGAAAGGAGAGCAAGAGGGAGGAAACATAGTTTGATGTTTAGTATCAAAGACAGCTCTAGGGGGATAAATCATTACCTATATGTTGGATGCAAAATTATATCATAACTGactaaaatttcaaaatatattacaaAATAGTTGCCAAAAGAGCTAAGAATTGGACAACATTGATTGTTATTGGAAGTACAAGGGTACACacgatgaaattagaagtgcaaGGGCACATGTAATTTAGGCAATAAAAGTCAGGGAGGTCAAATGAATTTTGCTTTATAAATAATCGAAGATGATCAAATAATAGCTAAAGTGTGCACATGAAGTCATGACAGTTCAGAACTTGGTAAACATCTTAGTCAGTTAGCAGAGGATATGAAAATGGAAAGTAACATTTTACTTTGCTATTGGAGATGTCTCGCAAGGTAATAAAGACCACTCTGTCAACATAGACTTGGTCAACCTACTGATGTAATTGAATGTATGCTCATTTTGTAAGCTGTATCACCTGTATGTCATTGAGAATCACAAGCTCCAAGGTGAGCATACCTTGCAGGCAATATCCTCAAAGGTCTTAAACTCTTGATACCAAATATGGTGCGATGCAATACTTAATGTTATTCACCTAACAATATTACTCGTTAAAAAGCCCTTGAAATCTAAGCCATGAGCTGCCATAATTTTGCTAAATGTTGGTTCAGGAGAGATTGATTGATATCACAAAAGATATATATGCTCCAAATCCTTGGACTGTTGAACAGATAGAATTCTAACCTCACTGGAATGGATAGTACACACCGCACCGCAAGTATATAACTAACCCAAAATTAAGAGACACATCTGGATATTAGATAATACTATACTAAATAAGAACAGGCACATGAAAGGTAGAGTGACATCGTCAATATCAATAAGATATTGTATCGATTAATATTCAGAAAACTTAGTATagtcgtcctcgcatgcccggCTGGAATTAACCGTTGAAGTCCCAGTCTCAGTAATTGGGTCATCAAACGCGAATTCGAGCAGACTGCAGAGGACCTTGGAAAAACGTAAACCTCCGATATTAAACCAGACACGTCTATAATTCCACCAAGCCAACATCCTGATCTGAAACCTAACCGTACCGCCGGGGCGAGCCTTGGCTTCTGAAATTGGCTTTGCCACTTTATCTTGGTCGACGAACGTATTGCCGGTTGTTGAGAGTTTGAAACTAACAAAGGTTTGGTTCCTCGAAGTCACATAAAAGGGAGGACTCACCGGCTTCGCTGCGAGCAAGAGTATCTCGCGTCGGTCATCCTTATTCATCATCTTGTAACAGCATGGCTTCGATGCTGTAAAAGTCGAGACCCAGCTTTACGTTGGGGTTTATAACGAGGACCGTCAAGTCCAACGTGGCGGTTCACTCGGGGCCAGCAGTCACATCAAGTTGGGTCAGGACGGCCGAGTCGATCTGGAACACTGGTGTTTGGGGGCGGAGCACCGCATCCTGGATAAAGCTAAACAGCTCAACGGATAGTACTAGGATGAAACAGCAGCAGGCAAAGATCACTTGCCAACGAGGAATTGAGCGAGTCACTGTCGTCTCCATGATATTTACAGGtctctattctttttctttttttcttttggcaacCGTCTGAGACTACTGTACTCTTTTGATTTGTTTAACTCTGTGAGGCGGATAGTAACCTAATTCAGTGAGCCGGATAGAGTTGATTATCCTAATAATAACCTAATTAAGAATAATATTTGGAgaaattttggagaaatttTGTTCATACACATCCCTTTTTTCTATATACaaattattttattaaaaaaaagaatatatatatatatatatatataggaccgATCAagggcggacgtccgcactgtcgttaaagtgcggacgtcgacgcagcaggcggcttccaggcggcgacggTGGCGCGgggcttgcaggagggaggccggaggcgtcccGGACTGTTCTGGGCACcattcgaggtcggaggaggtcaggcttgccggtttcttagcagccacctcacctgcaactgcaggttctgtgcagcacccAAAACCCGTCGCCGGCTACTCCACCCGACCGCAGACCCCTCTGCACGACCCCTAGCCTCCCTCCGGTGagccgcgccgcgccgtcgcccgtcgatcgaggccggagcaacgacgtccgcactttttctgggttgcggacgtccgctctcgaacggctccgtatatatatatatatatatatatatatatatatatataacgacATCTAATTTATGTGTCTGGCATAAACTCTAGTGACTTTTTTAAGTTGTAATAGAATTAGTCTTATAAATATCTTCAGAGATATCCTAATCATTGTACAATTCATTAAGTCATAAGTTTGGTGATAGGTTACTCCCCAATCAATATCAATTTTAAGCCACATTAGCTTGTAAAGACATTCTAAATCATCCTATATATCTTGCAGGATGTGGTTAGAATCATGAGAGAAATTTGTGTATGACAGGCCCGGCCTTGCCCAATAGGCAGCCTTGGCGGCGGCCCAGGGCCCAAGGGAAGGTAGGGCACAATTTTTTTGAATATAAGGTTATATATAGGGtagtgctattcacacaccccctctatttttatattactttaattcaattttgttttacaaattaccctaactaccctcccttgtaattctatttcttttattttttttattttttattttttattttttcttttatctatttggcaagtcaatcatgaatcaaacatcattatgcaataaattaattttcttttacctataaatgaaggaaaaataatacgttcattaagtggaatgacctgtattattagacGAGAATATACTTTCATCCAACTGAatctaaattgcaaagtttgttcTCATACAAGTAGGAGGGGTAAAACACATGCTTTACTCCCTCGTTGTCTCGggttccaatattgcacctagTTTACTAGAGTTTCTCATCTCTTATAGATTGGCAATAAGCCATTTTCAAACGAAGTCTTTTGAGAAATttgtaggtaaaaaaaaaaaggagtataGTTCAAAATGAATTGTTTGAATAAGACTAGCTACAAATGTAGACACAAGCATAATCAATGGCAtgaactctttttttttaaaaaaaaaattaatttaactctttaatttaatGTATTTTAGATAATTGTATTGAAAGAACACTGACCCATAAATAATAAGAATGTATTATGCAAGGCtgaggacaaactttgcaattttgattcAGTTGGATGAACATAATTACCTAGGAAGTATATTCCTTGTCTATCTAATAATACAAGTCATTCCACGTAACgaacgtattatttttccttcatttataggtaaattaaaaatttgatttattgtataatgatatattgatgtttgattcatgattgacttgccaaaaagaaaaaagaaaaagaatcagaATTGCAatggagggtagttagggtaatttgtaaaaaaaaatttgaattaaaataatagaaaaatagaagggtgtgtgaatagagaaaatgagtgtgtgaatagcaccaccctatatatatattgatatatttatatataaatagcAATATATGCTAGGgaacgtgaaaaaaaaaaacctttatttCAGAAGTCTAGACAACACTAACTATGTGTTTTCTTCTTCGACTCTTCGAATCATCGAGAACTGTAAAAAGTCATGCATCATTATAGCAAAGTCTTTcactctcttcaaaactttgaaatcaaacaaatttctctttaaatttggGGCTTTTATGGTTATTAAATCCTTCAATTCACTTGCATCATTTGTCATTTTCAATCTTTCTCCTATCTGCTTTTCATCTCCCAATAATCTTTCTCCTATCTATTTTTCTGTTCTTCTACTGTGAGTAGACATATTTATTGACATTTC
This region includes:
- the LOC133722871 gene encoding uncharacterized protein LOC133722871; amino-acid sequence: MPPPPLPQPTKNDLPVTDPNTALLLQMSNSLHAIQARVEAAENMDTWRPLTTYEDRPGPFTQQVRGVIRSNISKPLKIDYTGTGDPYQHLQAFRSLTSAKGYTDEVCCNMFQETLSGEALSWFYELPAGSIGNFKELADKFLARFILRTDRIHTPKGLLKVQQGENETLKSFVNRWQAATAKCRDLNKELAELAFRRGLRVGEFLYGINHHPPASYDELMATAIRHAQAEFETYVDNIRPERRTSNLAPVAREEPRKREWVHDQGRSPHNSSKRSKDSSSRSGGYVTTQSHREERAQQAPRTPPPPRYEVFTILNASYETIWNENKDEIPGPPPRKFPKSKFTQQDTRRFCTYHEDAGHNTNLCMALKNTIESLIQQCKLQRYLPAKEIGAIDVYGRILMIHGGGPKNLPPRQKKRNSSFGHPEVFNFHKAPQQGGDIEWKSVTFLQEEETDLRMPHDDPFLITLQMDHYIIYRVLVDIGASVSVLFRYAYKALNRGRAKLSQDNEPLISFQEI